Proteins encoded within one genomic window of Dyadobacter chenhuakuii:
- a CDS encoding protein-export chaperone SecB produces the protein MAPKIVLKLFQITNLSLESKTVEENVTDDLEANLRYGVAFPTDSHHDFAIKFNVFFGAPDKDIEIKVEATAHFQTDSIIDDEFKESTFITINAPAIAFPYLRAFISNLTLNSGYRPLILPSFNFMALADLRQKEDISNNAE, from the coding sequence ATGGCTCCTAAGATAGTATTGAAGCTATTTCAGATAACTAATTTATCTCTGGAATCAAAAACGGTTGAAGAAAATGTTACTGACGATCTGGAAGCAAATCTTCGATATGGAGTAGCATTTCCAACAGACTCGCATCATGATTTTGCAATTAAGTTCAACGTGTTTTTTGGTGCCCCGGATAAGGATATTGAAATCAAGGTAGAAGCGACTGCGCACTTTCAAACTGATTCTATTATTGATGACGAATTCAAGGAGTCTACCTTTATTACAATAAACGCGCCTGCTATTGCCTTCCCATATCTCAGAGCGTTTATTTCAAATCTCACACTCAACTCTGGATATAGGCCTCTTATTCTGCCTTCATTTAACTTTATGGCTCTTGCAGATTTACGCCAAAAAGAGGATATCTCTAACAATGCAGAATAA
- a CDS encoding nSTAND3 domain-containing NTPase, with product MLTTIIERYLLSIDQATFQKMMNHLLFLEGYKFISSPGSVVGKNKTSKGAPDSVFAESEGLFVFCEMTTQEKLAIGETFQKKLRNDILHCFNFGETSIANEHIAKVILAFNQKIEADEIQELNNLVKKYNSLSELVIYSIQEIPFRLLYYPGLADKYIPGVKTTQGTFYTLPDFLAISERGIQPALTNPFVAREAEIQEALAMLTSSDLLVLKGGQGVGKSKFAIHLAEHLEKEQEYEIRVIDSSPVPIWDDLQTFLLPEHKYVLIFDDANKALPNLDYLVQFVKRKQIGSIKILVTVRDYVSYQLEKSLINLSHQTISLFPQNESDLRKIIDKLIPDRIYISEEVIDRILSISKGNTRIAIMAITSILQKMDVGILSDIFSLYDQYFKNVRLDISTFEQSTKLQTLGILSFFGILDKNDESTRQILETKFNLSWKELWENLLDLERSEMVDIFNRETAKVSDQVLAVYAMYKTFVDSHTASIRYSTWTCEFLERFSYKVDRTIHDIINTFGYEELKPSLEGEILKMQQVVEFRNGDLHKFFDIFWFYREIDTLHFVKRWIDNLPDDTISSEAIKYDYEANEFMSAPAYISLLIKFWRTDTQYTSQAIDLGIKLVHKHPSRIPETLKFLVEHTSFKRYDYKREYVRQFSLFKCLSKPVSGRGQKEISDGIFLSAARSFLEGEYRENEGGPGGHFVIYTFKPVKTDKLIELRVLILVRLFSLFNHYSAKVLNMLNEYLRTLKHFDENISDKEKSLVDEFIDTNFSIDEYSHCALAITYKNVLTRHSKPVGNRFSKFEESEIFIFANEFKSLIRDSNLPALRRYDILKETIKKRTEGAGFELVESIIQNFHKICESSNILSDNNHWVNSGIYYLFDVLAETQPPSYYRSLHLMLTNSFSFEIEYGRLISYPLILKLLPHDQIFKLIDNRKYIRRDQMILSYYNFIDENNINELLLISYIDFLSSTTEKLYFYSFENLERFDKLYKSTSLLSDKNLATNPNIVTYVVEHLLIKLEKENLVFEGQICEFSTKYFSDRPDLLQEIFYYQQDHYPHYDHSGNEVRALMSIDNRFIIKLLDRLSRKELQNSYWLSDLDLSFVWSEPDYIQIVDSAIELIMKKYPLSLNFEGEAGIFFRIDNNIEELTNRVEGFISLFINKNHKSRKHIRLIFNVIAYQFRNKLPHYLKEFLTLNKEPKFLEVSWLEINGVFSGSRVPRIEAHIIFLKSLIELVKGLSDPLDYFEYIREWEREIEYSKRDKLRHMRSDFVERGE from the coding sequence ATGTTAACAACTATCATAGAACGGTATCTGCTGAGCATAGATCAAGCGACATTTCAAAAGATGATGAATCATCTTTTATTCCTCGAGGGATATAAGTTCATCTCTTCTCCGGGATCAGTAGTAGGTAAGAATAAAACGAGTAAAGGAGCTCCTGACAGCGTCTTCGCTGAAAGTGAGGGCTTATTTGTTTTTTGTGAAATGACTACACAAGAGAAGCTCGCTATTGGCGAGACATTCCAGAAGAAATTACGAAACGACATTCTTCACTGTTTCAATTTTGGCGAAACTAGCATTGCAAATGAGCACATTGCAAAAGTCATACTAGCATTCAATCAAAAGATTGAGGCGGATGAAATTCAGGAACTCAATAATCTAGTCAAGAAATATAATTCACTTTCAGAACTAGTCATATACTCGATTCAAGAGATTCCTTTCCGCTTACTGTATTATCCGGGTCTTGCAGACAAATACATTCCTGGTGTAAAAACGACCCAGGGGACATTTTATACGTTGCCTGATTTTCTAGCAATTTCTGAACGCGGCATTCAACCTGCCTTGACTAATCCATTTGTTGCAAGAGAGGCCGAGATTCAAGAGGCGCTTGCCATGCTTACATCTAGTGACTTACTCGTATTAAAAGGAGGGCAAGGCGTAGGCAAGTCGAAATTTGCCATTCATTTGGCAGAACATCTGGAAAAAGAGCAGGAATACGAAATAAGGGTCATAGATAGTAGTCCAGTACCCATTTGGGACGATCTTCAAACCTTTCTTCTACCTGAACACAAATATGTATTGATTTTTGACGATGCAAATAAGGCACTTCCCAATCTAGATTATCTTGTGCAGTTCGTTAAACGCAAGCAAATTGGGTCAATAAAAATCCTAGTCACGGTTCGGGATTATGTTAGCTACCAGCTAGAAAAAAGCTTGATAAACCTTTCTCATCAAACCATTAGTTTGTTCCCTCAAAATGAATCTGACTTAAGAAAAATAATAGACAAGCTTATACCAGACCGCATTTATATCAGTGAAGAGGTGATCGATCGTATCTTGTCGATTTCAAAGGGCAATACCAGAATTGCAATAATGGCAATTACGTCCATCCTGCAAAAAATGGACGTTGGAATTCTGAGTGACATTTTCTCACTTTACGATCAATATTTCAAAAATGTCAGACTAGATATATCAACATTTGAACAATCGACAAAGCTTCAAACTTTAGGCATTCTGTCATTCTTTGGAATACTCGATAAAAATGATGAGTCGACGAGGCAAATTTTGGAAACAAAGTTTAATCTAAGCTGGAAAGAGTTGTGGGAAAATCTACTAGACCTTGAAAGATCTGAAATGGTCGATATTTTTAATCGAGAGACTGCAAAAGTAAGTGATCAAGTTTTAGCTGTTTATGCAATGTATAAAACATTTGTCGATAGCCATACCGCTTCAATTAGGTACTCGACATGGACATGTGAATTTTTGGAAAGGTTTTCATACAAGGTAGACAGAACGATCCACGACATTATTAACACATTTGGATATGAAGAACTTAAACCCTCTCTCGAAGGCGAAATTTTAAAAATGCAACAAGTTGTGGAGTTTCGGAATGGTGATCTACATAAATTCTTTGATATTTTTTGGTTTTATCGAGAGATCGACACACTGCATTTTGTGAAGCGCTGGATAGATAATTTGCCAGATGACACCATTTCATCTGAAGCAATAAAGTACGACTATGAGGCAAACGAATTTATGTCGGCACCAGCATACATTAGCCTTCTGATAAAGTTCTGGCGGACAGATACACAATATACGTCGCAAGCGATTGACTTAGGTATCAAGCTAGTACACAAACACCCTTCGAGAATACCGGAGACGCTTAAATTTCTCGTAGAACATACCTCCTTCAAACGCTACGATTATAAAAGGGAGTATGTAAGACAGTTTTCGCTTTTCAAATGTTTGAGCAAACCTGTTTCTGGGCGAGGTCAAAAGGAGATAAGTGATGGTATATTCTTGTCCGCTGCACGGTCTTTTTTGGAAGGTGAATATCGAGAAAACGAAGGAGGACCAGGAGGGCATTTTGTTATCTACACTTTTAAGCCTGTTAAAACAGATAAGCTTATTGAGCTCCGTGTCCTGATCCTTGTACGCCTATTCTCATTATTTAATCATTACTCTGCTAAGGTACTTAACATGCTAAATGAATATCTACGAACCCTAAAGCATTTTGATGAGAATATTTCAGATAAGGAAAAGTCATTAGTTGATGAATTTATTGATACAAATTTTTCCATCGACGAATACTCTCACTGTGCATTAGCGATTACTTACAAAAACGTTCTAACGAGACATAGCAAACCTGTAGGTAACAGATTCAGTAAATTTGAAGAATCTGAGATATTTATATTTGCAAACGAATTTAAATCACTAATAAGGGATTCGAATCTACCTGCTTTGAGACGATATGACATATTGAAGGAAACGATAAAGAAAAGAACAGAAGGCGCAGGCTTCGAATTAGTTGAAAGTATAATCCAAAATTTTCATAAGATATGTGAGTCATCAAACATACTCAGTGATAATAACCACTGGGTAAATTCAGGGATCTATTACCTATTTGACGTGCTAGCAGAAACACAGCCACCTTCTTATTATCGTTCATTACACTTGATGCTGACTAATTCATTCTCATTTGAAATTGAATATGGTAGATTGATATCATATCCTCTGATATTGAAATTACTACCTCATGATCAAATATTTAAATTGATAGATAACCGAAAGTATATTCGCAGGGATCAAATGATACTTTCTTACTACAATTTCATTGATGAAAACAACATTAACGAATTGTTACTAATCAGCTATATAGATTTTCTGTCTAGCACAACCGAGAAATTATATTTTTATAGTTTTGAAAATTTAGAACGTTTCGACAAACTTTATAAATCTACATCATTGCTTTCTGACAAAAATTTGGCAACAAACCCCAATATTGTGACTTATGTTGTCGAGCATCTATTGATTAAATTAGAGAAAGAGAACTTAGTATTTGAAGGTCAGATCTGCGAATTCAGTACTAAATATTTTTCGGATAGGCCAGATCTTTTACAAGAAATATTTTACTATCAACAAGATCACTATCCACACTATGATCATAGTGGAAACGAGGTTAGAGCATTAATGTCAATTGATAACCGATTTATAATTAAGCTGTTAGATAGGCTATCTCGGAAGGAGTTACAGAATAGCTATTGGCTTAGTGACTTGGATCTAAGCTTCGTTTGGAGCGAGCCTGATTATATACAAATTGTAGATTCTGCAATAGAATTGATAATGAAAAAGTATCCGTTAAGCTTAAACTTTGAAGGAGAGGCAGGGATTTTTTTCAGAATAGACAACAATATCGAAGAGCTAACTAATCGGGTTGAAGGATTTATAAGCCTATTTATAAACAAAAATCATAAGTCACGAAAACATATCAGATTGATCTTTAATGTAATCGCGTACCAATTCAGAAACAAGTTGCCACATTATTTGAAAGAGTTTCTTACATTAAATAAGGAACCCAAATTTTTAGAGGTGTCCTGGTTAGAAATTAACGGAGTGTTCTCCGGTAGCCGGGTACCGAGGATTGAGGCGCACATTATATTTCTTAAATCACTCATTGAGTTGGTTAAAGGACTCTCTGATCCACTTGACTATTTTGAATACATCCGAGAATGGGAGCGTGAGATTGAATATTCAAAGCGAGATAAGTTGCGGCATATGAGAAGTGATTTTGTTGAAAGAGGTGAGTGA
- a CDS encoding GIY-YIG nuclease family protein, with protein sequence MSFVVYVLFSDSLGKFYVGQTQDLDSRLRRHNEGRVNFTAKGIPWKLVHTFECADRSTAVQLESKIKKRGIKRHLQDLGLQ encoded by the coding sequence ATGAGCTTTGTTGTATATGTTTTGTTTAGCGATTCGCTAGGTAAGTTTTATGTAGGACAGACTCAGGATCTGGATAGTAGGCTGAGAAGGCATAATGAGGGGCGTGTCAATTTTACCGCCAAAGGAATTCCTTGGAAATTAGTACATACTTTTGAATGCGCGGACCGCTCTACTGCAGTACAATTAGAAAGTAAGATTAAGAAAAGAGGAATCAAAAGACATTTGCAAGACCTTGGTCTGCAATAA